The Bacillus cereus group sp. RP43 genome window below encodes:
- a CDS encoding restriction endonuclease, which translates to MSYKAIALVQSNIEECRYIVSIGGFSKNAKRYAKELNVELIDRYRLAEMYMEFIEGLLITQYVLSLPNN; encoded by the coding sequence ATGTCTTACAAAGCAATTGCGCTTGTACAAAGTAATATTGAAGAATGTAGATATATCGTTTCAATCGGTGGTTTTTCGAAAAACGCCAAACGGTATGCGAAAGAATTAAATGTAGAGCTAATTGATAGATATCGACTAGCTGAAATGTACATGGAATTCATTGAAGGTCTTCTCATAACTCAATATGTATTGAGCCTTCCTAATAATTAA